A region of Kwoniella shivajii chromosome 11, complete sequence DNA encodes the following proteins:
- a CDS encoding phosphomevalonate kinase, producing MEPERTTISSPGKVLLAGGYLVLDRAFSGVVVATSSRFYSTVTSLPSPSTSSSSGKAIISVRAGQFPAKSSTWTYSLLLEKEALRLEQNKEDGGKNKFIYLALFQSLTLAYETLAKTGHNRGQEAAEELINRLTAHGEGLDIVVLADNDFYSQREQLSALSLPTKITSLSSLPPFTHLPRPISQTNKTGLGSSAALVTSLVASLLVHLKILDLSHKEANPDKLEKSDDLETLHSLAQFVHCLAQGKVGSGFDISSAVFGTHIYRRFSPSLLTSLMDRPIDAIPLELSEEDTLMDGLAPSQWDQDVTSFRLPKGLRLILADVDAGTDTPSFVGKVLSWRKENPQQAGNVWAELNEANMQLEQSLTGLVNREGDNGYEKTLESMGDKHIEDNKSNAMMAALLYEIRQTLFTIRSLLRKMSELSGVPIEPPEQTRLLDACSELPGVIGGGVPGAGGYDALYLLVIDTPSVASRVDDLWSGWKEMSVCPLLARQSDEGLRIEKLDQVRGLKEALKR from the exons ATGGAGCcagaaagaacaacaatcTCCTCCCCCGGGAAGGTGCTTCTTGCAGGAGGCTATTTAGTCCTGGATAGAGCGTTCTCGGGCGTTGTAGTAGCCACTTCATCAAGGTTCTATTCAACGGtcacttctttaccttctccttcaacttcgtcatcatcaggCAAGGCTATCATCTCAGTACGAGCCGGACAATTCCCCGCGAAGTCATCTACCTGGACATATTCACTCTTGCTGGAGAAGGAGGCGCTAAGGCTGGAGCAAAACAAAGAGGATGGAGGGAAGAACAAGTTCATCTACTTGGCTTTATTCCAATCTCTTACTCTGGCGTATGAGACACTCGCTAAGACGGGACATAACAGAGGAcaagaagctgctgaagagtTGATCAATAGACTTACAGCCCATGGAGAAGGCCTAGATATTGTAGTACTCGCAGACAATGACTTTTACTCTCAACGAGAACAG CTCTCAGCGCTATCCCTTCCGACAAAAATCACCTCATtgtcatctcttccacctttcactcacctgcCTCGACCGATATCCCAGACAAACAAAACTGGGTTAGGGTCATCAGCTGCACTTGTGACTTCTCTCGTTGCATCTCTCCTCGTCCACCTGAAAATCCTAGATCTATCTCACAAAGAGGCCAATCCAGATAAATTGGAAAAATCAGATGACCTAGAAACACTACATTCACTCGCTCAGTTCGTACATTGTTTGGCTCAGGGGAAAGTCGGTAGTGGATTcgatatatcatcagctgttTTCGGTACACATATCTATCGCAGATTTTCACCTTCCCTCCTCACTTCTCTAATGGACAGACCAATAGATGCTATCCCCCTTGAACTTTCTGAAGAAGACACTTTGATGGATGGATTGGCTCCATCACAATGGGATCAAGATGTCACTTCCTTTAGATTACCAAAAGGTTTGCGATTGATACTTGCGGATGTAGACGCAGGGACAGATACGCCCTCTTTCGTCGGTAAAGTCTTATCATGGCGTAAAGAGAACCCGCAACAAGCTGGAAATGTATGGGCAGAATTGAATGAAGCGAATATGCAGTTGGAACAGTCGTTAACTGGTTTAGTGAATAGGGAGGGGGATAATGGGTATGAGAAGACGCTGGAGTCGATGGGGGACAAGCATATAGAAGAT AACAAAAGCAATGCGATGATGGCGGCGTTACTGTACGAGATCAGGCAGACTCTCTTT ACAATTCGAAGCCTCCTTCGAAAGATGTCCGAATTATCAGGAGTACCCATAGAACCTCCTGAACAGACTAGACTATTAGATGCCTGCTCTGAGTTACCGGGAGTCATAGGCGGCGGTGTACCTGGTG CTGGAGGATACGATGCTTTATACCTCTTGGTTATAGATACCCCATCAGTAGCCTCACGCGTGGACGATTTATGGTCAGggtggaaagagatgagcGTGTGTCCTCTCTTAGCTAGACAGAGTGATGAGGGATTGAGGATCGAGAAGCTGGATCAAGTGAGAGGTTTGAAGGAAGCATTGAAAAGGTAG